Part of the Streptomyces sp. NBC_00457 genome, CTCGGCGCCAACGGCCTGAAGATCCACAACGGGGCGGTCTGGGCCACCAACCTCGACAAGGGCACCGTCGTGCACATCCCCATCCTCCGGGACGGGCACGCCGGTTCGGTGAGGACCGAGGCCACCGGTCTGCCGGGGATCGACGACTTGGCCTTCACCGGCCACGGAAACCAACTGCTGGCCGCCCTCAACGGCCCCAGCCAGGTCGCGCTCGTCCAGCCCGACGGCAGCCACTCCACCGTGCTGACCCAGGCCGACGGCCTGCGGAACCCCACGTCCATCGCCCTGAGCGGCAACACCGTCTACGTGACGAGCGCCGCCTATACCACCGCCCAGGACCCCAACCTGCTCCGCGCCCACCTGAACCGCTGAGCGTCGCGGGCACCGACCCGCCGAGGAGTTGCACCGGCTCGTCCCGGACGACCGCGTCCTTGTCGACGGGCCGCCCCGTCATGCCACCCCGACCACTCCAAGACCCGCGCACCGAACGGAGAAGCACCTTGCAGGACACCCATGAGATCACCCTGGGCGATGTCACCATCACCCGGATCGAGGAGATGCACGGGCCGATCATGCCCACGGACCAGTTCTTTCCGGACCTGCCCGAGCAGGCATGGAAGGACCAGCGTGCCATGCTCGTGCCCGACCACCTGGGCGCCGACGACGCCATGGTCCATACTGCGATGCAGACCTGGCTGCTGCGCAGCGAGGGCAGGACCATCCTGGTCGACACCGGCGTCGGCAACGACAAGTCCCGGCCGGCCGTCGCCGCGTGGGACCACCTGCGGCTGGACTACCTCGGCAACCTCGCGCGCGCCGGTGTGCGGCCCGAGGACGTCGACCTTGTGGTCAACACCCACCTGCACGTCGACCACGTCGGCTGGAACACCCACCTGATCGACGGCGCCTGGGTACCCACGTTCCCGAACGCCACCTACCTGATGCCCAAGGCCGACTTCGAGTTCTGGAACCCGGCGAACAACCCCGACATCGCCGGCGGCGTCAACGAGAACGTCTTCGAGGACAGCGTCGCCCCCGTACACGCCGCGGGCCAGGTGCAGCTGTGGGAGGAAGGCCACACCATCGACACGCACCTGCGGCTGGAAGCAGCCCCCGGCCACACGCCCGGATCCAGCATCGTCACGCTGACCTCCCGCAGCGACCGGGCCCTGTTCGCCGGCGACTTGATGCACACCCCCCTGCAGGTCACGCACCCCGACCACAACAGCTGCTTCTGCCACGACCCGGCCCAGGCCCGCAAAACCCGCCGCAGGCTGCTCGGCTGGGCCGCCGACACAGGCGCCCTCGTCCTGCCCGCCCACTTCAGCGGCCACAGCGCCCTCGAAGTCGAGCACAAGGGCAGCGGGTTCATGATCAAGAAGTGGGCGCCGATCACGAGGTACTGACCCCGACTCCACCCCGCCGCCGCTCCGGCCAACCTCGGAGCGGCGGCACCCACATGAGCAACCAGCAGCCAGGAGATCCGACCGTGCTCCGCGAACAGCGCATCCACCGCCGCTCGAAGGCCAGGCGGCCGGAGTCCCACACCACCAGTTCCCCGTTCTCCGGACTGGAGGTGTCTCATGAGCGCGACGGCGTGCGGATCGCGGGCCTGAGACGGAGGCTGCAGCCCGGGCTACCGCTCGTGCCCGTCCCCGGGTGGCTGCGGACCACCAAGCGATCGAAGGCGGAGGAGACGCAGCACGCTGGAGTCGTTCGTGATCAGGCCAGTGAGGCAGCCTTGATTGGTCGCTAACGCGGGACAGGCACTTCTTCGACCTTCCTAGCGCGGCTTCAGCCCATCGACGACGACGGTGAGCATGCGGTCGAGTTGGGCGCGCGCCGGCCACGGAGAGCACGCCGGCGAGGATGCCGCCGACGTCGACCGGATCGATGTCGCTGCGCAGTTCTCCTGCTTCGGCGCCGGCCTGGAGCACCATCCCCAGGACTTGCTGGATCTCATCGCAGACCGCTCCGGTGCCGAAGCGTCCGGAAGCGCTCATGGCGACCAGGGCTTCGCAGATGCCGCGCCGTTCACCCGCCCACTCGGCGAAGCGGAGCATCCAGGCGTGGAGAGCTTGTGCGGGCTGCAAGGTGGCCAGGAGGTCTCGCTCGGGTGGGGAAGTGGCGGTAGAGGGTGCCGCTTCCCACACCCGCGCGTTTGGCGATCGCGTCGAGCGAGATCGCCCGTCCGGAGGCGAAAGCCTCAGCGGCCGTGGCGATCAGGTGCTCGCGGTTGCGTTGAGCATCGGCGCGCAGGGTGCTGCGTGGAGGTGTCATGGCCTTCGCGATCGGGAGCGTCGGGTCGAGGTGCGGGGGCGAATCGGAGAGGTCTCCGGTTCAGTGCACAGTGACGTAAACGGGGATCTCCCCGCTTAACGATGGCGCCCAACCCTGCCCTCTCGACGAAAGGCCCGCCATGCCCGCAGCGCTCATCACCGGCGGCACGACCGGAATCGGCAGAGCGACCGCTGAACTGCTGCACGCCCGTGGCTACCAGGTCGCTGTCACCGGACAGAACCCCGATTCCCTCGCGCGAGCAGGGCTCGAATTTCCCGACGACGTACTCGTCGTCCGATCCGACGCACGCGTTCTGGCCGACACCGACGCTCTCGTGGCGACGGTGTCCGAACGTTTCGGCTCTCTCGACCTACTGTTCCTCAACGCCGGGATCTTCCGCCCCGCACCGGTTGCCGACGTGACGGAGGAGTCGTTCGACGAGCAGGCCGACGTCAACTTCAAGGGCCAGTACTTCACCCTCCAAAAGGCCCTACCGCTCATGAACGACGGCGGATCGATCGTCCTCACCGTGGGCATCGGATCCCGTCGCGGCAGCCCTGGCGCCACGGTGGGGGCAGCGACACGCGGTGCCCTGCTGGCGATGCTGCCCTCGCTCGCGCTCGAACTGGCTCCGCGCAGGATCCGCGTCAACGCCGTGAGTCCCGGGGCGACCGAGACCCCGCTGTTCGACAAGCTGGGCGTCCCCCAGAGCGGCCGGGACGCCATGCGCACGAAGATCCCGTTCGAGCGCTTCGGATTCAGCCAGGAGGTCGCGGAAGTCGTCGCCTTCCTCGCCTCGGACGCCGCCGGCTACGTCACCGGCCAGGACGTCGCCGTGGCCGGCGGCTACGGGCTCGGCGCCTGAAACTCGGGCACACCGACCACCAGTGCGCACCCCCCGAACCACACCTATCGGAGAACACGATGCCACTGACTCTCGACACCTACCGGCAACTGGGACGTTCCGGCCTGCGGGTCTCGCCGCTCGCGCTCGGGGCGGCCACCTTCGGCAACGACTGGGGCTGGGGCGCGGAGCAGGACGAGGCGCGGAGGTTGTTCGACCTCTATGTCGAGCGCGGCGGGAACTTCATCGACACGGCGGTCACCTACACCAACGGTACGTCGGAGCGCATGCTCGGTGAGTTCGCCAGGGACAGACGAGACAGCTTGGTCCTGGCCACGAAGTACACGACCCTGCGCCGGCCTGACGACCCCAACTCCGGTGGCGCGAGCCGAAAGAGCCTTTTCGGAGCGGTCGAAACCAGCCTGCGACAGTTGAACACCGATTACATCGACCTGCTCTACCTGCACGTGTGGGACCCCACCACACCCGTGGAGGAGATCCTTCGCGGTCTGGACGACCTGGTCCGGCACGGCAAAATCCTCTACGTGGCCATCTCCACCACCCCGGCCTGGCAGATCTCACGCATGCAGACGATCGCCGACCTGCGCGGCTGGTCGCCGCTGGTGGCACTGCAGCTGGAGTACAACCTGGTGGAGCGTACCGGGGAACGTGACCTCATCCCGATGGCGCAGGAGCTGGGGCTGGGAACAGTTCTGTGGTCGCCGCTGGCGGGAGGGGTGCTCACCGGCAAGTACAGCCGCCAGGACTTGACCACGTCACCGTCCGGCCAGAGCGAAAGCGCCCGCAAGAGTTTCAACCTGGCCCTCGGCGGCGTGACCGACCGCAACCTCGCCATCGTGGACGTGGTCAAGGAGGTCGCTGATGAGCT contains:
- a CDS encoding MBL fold metallo-hydrolase; the encoded protein is MHGPIMPTDQFFPDLPEQAWKDQRAMLVPDHLGADDAMVHTAMQTWLLRSEGRTILVDTGVGNDKSRPAVAAWDHLRLDYLGNLARAGVRPEDVDLVVNTHLHVDHVGWNTHLIDGAWVPTFPNATYLMPKADFEFWNPANNPDIAGGVNENVFEDSVAPVHAAGQVQLWEEGHTIDTHLRLEAAPGHTPGSSIVTLTSRSDRALFAGDLMHTPLQVTHPDHNSCFCHDPAQARKTRRRLLGWAADTGALVLPAHFSGHSALEVEHKGSGFMIKKWAPITRY
- a CDS encoding TetR/AcrR family transcriptional regulator is translated as MTPPRSTLRADAQRNREHLIATAAEAFASGRAISLDAIAKRAGVGSGTLYRHFPTRARPPGHLAARTSSPRLDAPLRRVGG
- a CDS encoding SDR family oxidoreductase; this translates as MPAALITGGTTGIGRATAELLHARGYQVAVTGQNPDSLARAGLEFPDDVLVVRSDARVLADTDALVATVSERFGSLDLLFLNAGIFRPAPVADVTEESFDEQADVNFKGQYFTLQKALPLMNDGGSIVLTVGIGSRRGSPGATVGAATRGALLAMLPSLALELAPRRIRVNAVSPGATETPLFDKLGVPQSGRDAMRTKIPFERFGFSQEVAEVVAFLASDAAGYVTGQDVAVAGGYGLGA
- a CDS encoding aldo/keto reductase gives rise to the protein MPLTLDTYRQLGRSGLRVSPLALGAATFGNDWGWGAEQDEARRLFDLYVERGGNFIDTAVTYTNGTSERMLGEFARDRRDSLVLATKYTTLRRPDDPNSGGASRKSLFGAVETSLRQLNTDYIDLLYLHVWDPTTPVEEILRGLDDLVRHGKILYVAISTTPAWQISRMQTIADLRGWSPLVALQLEYNLVERTGERDLIPMAQELGLGTVLWSPLAGGVLTGKYSRQDLTTSPSGQSESARKSFNLALGGVTDRNLAIVDVVKEVADELGRTPAQVGLAWTLQNPGVTAPIIGARTAEQLRENLGALEVDLTPSQVARLDEVSAIDLGFPHAMLASNHIRVQTRGDLKIQARR